One Lottiidibacillus patelloidae DNA window includes the following coding sequences:
- the sleB gene encoding spore cortex-lytic enzyme, translating to MFFTFTAMFYSNAITDQSADAFSSQVLQRGATGNDVIELQARLQYIGLYKGKIDGIFGWGTYWGVRNFQKNYGLAVDGIVGPKTKQKLNGVSKYYKDWVLEQIRTGAKFTHYGGTPLAKQTIPKKATTQTKQATTAENTEKAANIPSGFSANDIKLMANAVYGEARGEPYIGQVAVAAVILNRVQSPSFPNTVSGVIFEPRAFTAVADGQIWLTPNESAKKAVVDAMNGWDPTGEAIYYFNPATATSKWIWSRPLIKTIGKHRFCK from the coding sequence ATGTTTTTCACATTTACCGCAATGTTTTATTCAAATGCAATTACAGATCAGTCTGCAGATGCTTTTTCTTCACAAGTCCTCCAACGTGGAGCAACTGGAAATGACGTAATTGAATTGCAAGCAAGGTTGCAATATATCGGTTTATATAAAGGAAAAATCGATGGCATATTTGGTTGGGGTACATATTGGGGGGTACGTAATTTCCAAAAAAACTATGGCCTTGCAGTCGACGGAATAGTCGGACCAAAGACAAAACAAAAATTAAATGGTGTTTCAAAGTATTACAAAGATTGGGTATTAGAACAGATAAGAACCGGTGCGAAATTTACACATTATGGCGGGACACCACTTGCAAAGCAAACGATACCAAAAAAAGCTACAACCCAAACAAAACAAGCAACTACAGCAGAAAATACTGAAAAAGCTGCAAATATACCAAGTGGGTTTTCTGCAAATGATATTAAGTTAATGGCGAATGCTGTTTATGGTGAAGCAAGAGGAGAGCCATACATCGGCCAAGTAGCAGTTGCGGCAGTTATTTTAAATCGTGTGCAAAGTCCGAGCTTTCCTAATACTGTTTCTGGAGTAATCTTTGAGCCAAGAGCGTTTACGGCTGTAGCTGACGGACAAATTTGGCTAACGCCCAATGAATCAGCGAAAAAAGCAGTTGTAGATGCAATGAACGGCTGGGATCCTACTGGAGAAGCGATTTATTACTTTAATCCTGCAACCGCAACTTCGAAGTGGATTTGGAGTAGACCACTAATTAAAACAATAGGGAAACACCGATTTTGTAAATAG
- a CDS encoding YpdA family putative bacillithiol disulfide reductase, with translation MKTERVIIVGGGPCGLSAAIALQENGINPLIIEKGNVVNSIYHYPTHQTFFSTSEKLEIGNVPFIIEGRKPHRNQALAYYRTVTKKKNVRVNAFEQVTSVNKQDDDSFVVETNKETYTAEKVILATGYYDNPNYAGIPGENLAKVSHYFKEGHPYFDKNVAVIGGKNSAIDAALELNKCGARVTVIYRGSEYSKSIKPWILPEFEALVKNKEVTMVFDGVVTSINENEITYTCPDGDKTIKNDFVFAMTGYRPDHNFIKQIGVNIDRETGRPIVDESTMETNIKGIYIAGVIAAGNNANEIFIENGRHHGPLIANHIANKENASN, from the coding sequence ATGAAAACTGAACGAGTAATTATTGTTGGAGGAGGCCCTTGTGGACTCTCTGCAGCAATTGCGTTGCAAGAAAATGGCATCAACCCATTAATTATTGAAAAAGGAAATGTTGTTAATTCGATATATCATTATCCAACACATCAAACGTTTTTTAGCACGAGTGAAAAACTAGAAATTGGTAATGTTCCTTTTATTATTGAAGGTAGAAAACCACATCGTAATCAAGCACTAGCATATTATCGTACGGTTACTAAGAAAAAAAATGTACGTGTGAATGCTTTTGAACAAGTAACGTCAGTAAACAAACAAGATGATGATTCGTTTGTTGTTGAAACGAATAAAGAAACGTATACTGCGGAGAAAGTTATTCTTGCAACAGGATATTATGATAACCCAAATTATGCAGGTATTCCTGGAGAAAATTTGGCGAAAGTGTCTCATTATTTTAAAGAAGGACATCCATATTTTGATAAAAACGTAGCTGTTATTGGCGGAAAGAATTCTGCAATAGATGCTGCACTAGAATTGAATAAATGTGGAGCTCGAGTGACAGTAATCTATCGAGGTAGCGAATATTCAAAAAGTATTAAGCCGTGGATTCTCCCAGAGTTTGAAGCATTAGTTAAAAACAAAGAAGTTACAATGGTATTTGATGGTGTCGTGACGTCTATCAACGAAAATGAAATTACGTACACATGTCCTGATGGAGACAAGACTATTAAAAATGACTTTGTCTTTGCGATGACCGGTTATCGACCAGATCATAACTTTATTAAGCAAATCGGTGTTAATATTGATCGCGAAACTGGCAGGCCAATAGTTGATGAAAGTACTATGGAAACTAATATTAAAGGCATTTATATAGCTGGTGTAATTGCAGCGGGAAATAATGCCAATGAAATCTTCATTGAAAATGGTAGGCATCATGGGCCATTAATAGCTAATCATATTGCAAATAAGGAAAACGCTTCAAACTAG
- a CDS encoding DUF5359 family protein, whose protein sequence is MNIVDKVLIFCITSLFFLIIVSQLLLENEKIAPYVNETIHYEGVVKSQQSKVVETIDQNK, encoded by the coding sequence ATGAACATTGTAGATAAAGTATTAATTTTTTGTATTACAAGTTTATTTTTTCTTATAATCGTAAGTCAACTTTTATTAGAAAATGAAAAAATAGCACCTTATGTAAATGAAACAATACACTATGAAGGTGTCGTAAAAAGTCAACAGTCGAAAGTTGTCGAAACGATAGACCAAAATAAATGA
- a CDS encoding YphA family membrane protein codes for MKEIDGILFLWLAWIIWVVATFLFRRSKERYLITVVALLSIIFSHTYVELPYLTINIAMLFLMLLGCYIVAKSTILQRCYLFIVSSILMMAYVAILAIHLFDPVWFLLNKKFVIVILCSFILLLLCRDMKQGLAVLFIGVNVGDIIFSLVIYNIHLVTFQQPLFALDVISLSITFTYIFNTYFNTVSSIQKSSMKSSKRGRALL; via the coding sequence GTGAAGGAAATCGACGGTATCTTATTTCTATGGCTGGCATGGATAATTTGGGTAGTTGCTACGTTTCTATTCAGAAGATCGAAAGAACGTTATTTAATAACTGTAGTAGCACTACTAAGCATAATTTTTTCTCATACATATGTTGAGTTACCTTACTTAACGATTAATATTGCAATGTTATTTTTAATGCTATTAGGCTGTTACATCGTTGCAAAAAGTACCATTTTACAAAGATGTTATTTGTTTATCGTTTCTTCCATTTTAATGATGGCTTATGTTGCAATATTAGCTATCCATTTATTTGACCCAGTCTGGTTCTTATTGAACAAAAAATTTGTAATAGTTATTTTATGTTCGTTTATCCTCCTTTTGTTATGCAGAGATATGAAACAAGGATTAGCGGTGTTGTTTATTGGAGTTAATGTCGGTGACATTATTTTTTCACTTGTCATATATAACATTCACTTAGTTACCTTTCAGCAACCATTGTTTGCGTTAGATGTTATTAGTTTATCAATTACATTTACTTATATCTTTAACACTTACTTTAACACGGTATCTTCAATACAAAAATCGTCAATGAAATCATCGAAGAGAGGTAGAGCGCTACTATGA
- the rpsA gene encoding 30S ribosomal protein S1: MGEGMTFQVGDVLEGTVSKVEEKFAKVEIGEGKEGILPISEISSFHLESASEKVSEGKSLKLKVVKLDDEDVILSLKAIETDNAWEDLEKKYQANETFEVTVKEEVKGGLVANVGLRAFIPASLVDTQFVEDFSEFVGKTIKVKISEMDKEKSRVILSRKAVLEEEEKMGRVKAFEAIKAGNVVEGTVQRITNFGVFIDLGGVDGLVHISQLSHERVEQPSEVVKEGETVKVKVLEVDPDNERISLSIKATLPGPWDAVKGSIKVGDIIEGKVTRIVNFGAFVEIEHGVEGLVHISQLSTDRVTKVNDVLKEGQTVSAKITDADFAKKRISLSIRALEEGKQREEMEKYVKEYQQDENTGFSLGDRIGDQLNKLRK, translated from the coding sequence ATGGGTGAGGGTATGACATTTCAAGTTGGAGATGTGTTAGAAGGTACAGTTTCAAAAGTTGAAGAAAAGTTTGCTAAAGTTGAAATTGGAGAAGGCAAAGAAGGTATTTTACCGATAAGTGAAATTTCATCATTTCATTTAGAAAGCGCTTCAGAAAAAGTTTCAGAAGGTAAATCTCTTAAACTTAAAGTTGTTAAACTAGATGATGAGGATGTAATTTTATCATTAAAAGCAATTGAAACGGATAATGCATGGGAAGATTTAGAGAAAAAATATCAAGCTAATGAGACTTTTGAAGTTACTGTTAAAGAGGAAGTAAAAGGTGGATTAGTTGCTAATGTTGGACTACGTGCTTTCATTCCTGCTTCTCTAGTAGATACTCAATTCGTTGAAGACTTTTCTGAGTTCGTAGGGAAGACTATTAAAGTGAAAATTTCCGAAATGGATAAAGAAAAAAGTCGTGTGATTTTATCACGTAAGGCTGTATTAGAAGAAGAAGAGAAAATGGGTAGAGTAAAAGCATTTGAAGCTATTAAAGCAGGTAATGTTGTTGAAGGTACAGTTCAACGCATTACAAACTTTGGAGTTTTTATCGATTTAGGTGGAGTTGATGGATTAGTTCATATTTCTCAATTATCACATGAGCGAGTTGAACAGCCGAGTGAAGTAGTAAAAGAAGGGGAAACGGTTAAAGTTAAAGTATTGGAAGTTGACCCTGATAACGAACGAATTTCATTATCAATAAAAGCAACACTTCCTGGACCATGGGATGCCGTAAAAGGTTCTATTAAAGTAGGAGATATAATCGAAGGAAAAGTAACTAGAATTGTTAATTTTGGTGCTTTTGTAGAAATAGAGCATGGAGTTGAAGGTTTAGTTCATATTTCTCAACTTTCTACAGATCGTGTTACCAAAGTGAATGATGTTTTAAAAGAAGGGCAAACTGTAAGTGCTAAGATTACAGATGCAGACTTTGCAAAAAAACGTATTTCATTAAGTATTCGTGCTTTAGAAGAAGGGAAGCAGCGCGAGGAAATGGAAAAATACGTGAAAGAATATCAGCAAGATGAAAACACTGGATTCTCCTTAGGAGACCGCATCGGTGATCAATTAAATAAACTACGTAAATAA
- a CDS encoding YIEGIA family protein gives MNEYTYPVIFGITIGTLARLYMLKTDYRQYPTYPHGKVINVALGFIAASLGTVAVPSFMEENFTAVTFLALAASQFREVRNMERNTLSELDQYELVPRGKTYIEGIAIVFEGRNYLVIFASFISTLLYLAFNIWAGILGAIGALLLAKSLMSGKQLKHIVNIKKAELSFDGPGLYVDNIYIMNIGLPERQKEILKYGMGFILEPKDFNVRATIGHLGQRQAILHDASVSLGVFRDSGTPALVPLIKRDLDDGRIGVFILPQVQDVAKAIAVIERVPVLENAFRLPTESDANQKGSELD, from the coding sequence ATGAATGAATATACTTACCCTGTGATTTTTGGAATTACTATAGGTACACTGGCTAGATTATACATGCTAAAAACAGATTACAGGCAATATCCTACATATCCGCATGGGAAAGTAATTAATGTTGCATTAGGATTTATAGCAGCTTCTCTTGGAACAGTTGCTGTCCCATCATTTATGGAAGAAAATTTTACAGCTGTTACATTTTTAGCATTAGCAGCGTCTCAATTTAGAGAAGTAAGAAATATGGAACGTAATACATTGTCAGAATTAGATCAATACGAATTAGTACCTAGAGGAAAAACTTATATAGAGGGGATTGCTATTGTTTTTGAAGGGAGAAATTACTTAGTAATATTTGCTTCTTTCATTTCTACCTTGTTGTATTTAGCATTTAATATTTGGGCTGGGATTTTAGGGGCTATTGGAGCTTTATTACTAGCTAAATCATTGATGTCAGGAAAGCAGCTAAAACATATCGTCAATATTAAGAAAGCGGAGCTATCATTCGATGGCCCTGGTTTATATGTAGATAATATCTATATTATGAACATTGGATTGCCAGAGCGACAAAAAGAAATCTTAAAGTATGGCATGGGTTTTATTTTAGAACCAAAGGATTTTAATGTGCGAGCTACAATAGGTCACCTCGGTCAAAGACAAGCAATACTTCATGATGCATCAGTATCTTTAGGTGTATTTCGTGACTCTGGAACACCAGCACTTGTTCCGTTAATAAAACGAGATTTGGATGATGGCAGAATAGGTGTTTTTATTTTGCCTCAAGTTCAAGATGTAGCAAAAGCAATTGCTGTTATCGAGCGTGTACCTGTCTTAGAAAATGCATTCCGCTTGCCAACGGAGTCTGATGCCAATCAAAAAGGAAGTGAACTAGATTGA
- the fni gene encoding type 2 isopentenyl-diphosphate Delta-isomerase, giving the protein MSRSKRKLEHINYAISTGQKRTHGLDDISFVHNSLPGIALQDVSLRTKIGELSISSPIFINAMTGGGGEKTEKINALLAEVAKICDLPIAVGSQMAAIKDISQSRSFEIVRKVHKNGIVFANIGSEASVEQAQKAVDMIDANALQIHLNVIQELVMPEGDRDFTGVLNRIEAIVNKLTVPVIVKEVGFGMSKQTVSKLKGIGVSIVDVGGFGGTNFATVENQRRSKQLEQFNDWGIPTSVSIGEAKASSPSISILASGGIQTSSEIAKAVSLGASAVGVAGYFLKILLEDGQEALINEIQHMQDGLKIIMTALGTKSVNELQNAPIVIRGETLSWFEQRAINIQNLAQKK; this is encoded by the coding sequence GTGAGTCGTTCAAAGCGTAAATTGGAGCATATTAATTATGCGATTTCAACAGGACAAAAACGAACTCACGGTCTCGATGACATTTCTTTTGTGCATAACAGTTTACCAGGCATTGCACTTCAGGATGTTTCACTGCGGACAAAAATAGGCGAACTTTCTATAAGTTCGCCTATTTTTATTAATGCAATGACTGGTGGGGGCGGCGAAAAAACAGAAAAAATTAATGCTCTATTAGCGGAAGTTGCAAAAATATGTGACTTACCAATCGCTGTTGGATCGCAAATGGCAGCCATTAAAGATATAAGTCAAAGCAGGTCGTTTGAGATTGTGCGTAAAGTTCATAAAAACGGAATAGTATTTGCAAACATAGGCAGTGAAGCATCTGTTGAACAAGCCCAAAAAGCTGTAGATATGATTGATGCAAATGCGCTGCAAATTCATTTAAATGTTATTCAAGAATTAGTGATGCCAGAAGGTGACCGTGATTTTACTGGTGTCCTTAATCGAATCGAAGCAATCGTTAACAAGTTAACTGTTCCTGTTATTGTCAAAGAAGTAGGATTTGGAATGAGCAAGCAAACAGTTAGTAAATTAAAGGGTATTGGTGTCTCAATCGTTGATGTTGGTGGTTTTGGTGGAACAAACTTCGCTACTGTGGAAAACCAAAGAAGGTCTAAGCAACTTGAACAGTTTAATGATTGGGGAATACCAACGTCTGTTTCTATCGGTGAAGCAAAGGCCTCATCACCATCTATATCAATTCTAGCATCTGGCGGAATACAAACTAGTAGTGAAATTGCTAAAGCAGTATCATTAGGTGCAAGTGCTGTTGGTGTAGCTGGTTATTTTTTAAAAATATTGCTTGAAGATGGACAGGAAGCACTCATTAACGAGATACAACATATGCAAGATGGATTGAAAATAATTATGACAGCTTTAGGTACAAAGTCAGTCAATGAATTGCAAAATGCTCCAATAGTAATAAGAGGTGAAACATTATCTTGGTTTGAGCAAAGAGCAATTAATATACAAAACCTTGCACAAAAAAAATGA
- a CDS encoding capping complex subunit for YIEGIA, with product MNLEKYILAVITTSCENIKGGAPTFCCENEDEAQKVAADLEAILDGISHRLANGMYIIVKH from the coding sequence TTGAACCTTGAAAAATATATCCTAGCTGTAATTACTACAAGTTGTGAAAATATCAAAGGTGGAGCCCCGACGTTTTGCTGTGAAAATGAAGATGAGGCACAAAAAGTCGCAGCTGATTTAGAGGCTATTTTAGATGGGATTTCACATCGCTTAGCTAATGGGATGTATATTATCGTAAAACATTAG
- a CDS encoding asparaginase, producing the protein MKKILIIHTGGTIAMIEDKQTGSVKPNEHHPLASIIPAIKDMADLKEDIFLNLPSPHITIAHMVKLASHIEQKITDDHIEGIVITHGTDTLEETAYLLDLIVQSDIPIVVTGAMRSSNELGSDGPHNLVSSIRVALSEEARGQGVLVVLNDEIHTAKNVTKTHSSNIATFQSPQYGPVGIVTKHRITFHHKPIRRDRYQVRELKKNVILLKAFAGMDESLIEAISSSPINGLVIEALGQGNLPPAVVPALQKLLEQDIPIVLVSRCFNGIVQDVYGYDGGGKQLKEMGMIFSNGLNGQKARIKLLVALETTESREKIQQMFYQ; encoded by the coding sequence ATGAAGAAGATATTAATTATCCATACTGGTGGAACAATTGCTATGATTGAAGATAAACAAACAGGATCAGTAAAACCAAATGAACATCATCCTTTAGCTTCTATCATTCCTGCAATAAAAGATATGGCAGATTTAAAAGAAGATATTTTCTTGAACCTACCATCACCTCACATTACGATTGCTCATATGGTTAAATTAGCAAGTCATATTGAACAAAAAATCACTGACGACCATATCGAAGGAATTGTCATTACACATGGTACTGACACGCTAGAGGAAACTGCATATCTACTTGATTTAATCGTCCAATCTGATATACCGATAGTTGTTACAGGGGCAATGCGCTCAAGTAATGAGCTAGGTTCAGATGGTCCACATAATTTAGTATCGTCGATTAGAGTTGCTCTAAGTGAAGAGGCAAGAGGACAGGGCGTATTAGTAGTATTAAATGATGAAATACATACCGCAAAAAACGTTACAAAGACACACAGTAGTAATATTGCAACTTTTCAAAGTCCACAATATGGTCCAGTTGGTATTGTTACAAAACACCGAATAACGTTTCACCATAAGCCAATAAGAAGAGACCGTTATCAAGTCAGAGAATTAAAGAAAAATGTTATATTATTAAAGGCTTTTGCTGGTATGGATGAAAGTTTAATCGAGGCTATTAGTTCATCACCTATCAATGGCTTAGTCATTGAAGCACTTGGACAAGGTAACCTACCGCCAGCTGTTGTCCCTGCTTTACAAAAACTATTAGAACAAGATATTCCAATCGTGCTTGTATCTAGATGCTTCAACGGCATCGTACAGGACGTTTACGGTTATGATGGCGGTGGCAAGCAATTAAAAGAAATGGGAATGATATTTTCAAATGGCTTAAATGGTCAAAAAGCAAGAATAAAATTATTAGTTGCATTAGAAACAACTGAAAGTAGAGAGAAAATACAACAAATGTTTTATCAATAA
- a CDS encoding lysophospholipid acyltransferase family protein, translating into MSLYAVGRSLFYTYFKLFNRVEAIGIENVPKEGGIVACSNHISALDPPLLGTMFPRKVHFMAKAELFTIPILKSIIKAMGAFPVRRGMGDKQALRTGLQMVGEQKVIGIFPEGTRSKDGKLQKGLAGSAFFALKSEAKVVPCAIVGSYAPFKKLKIYFGEPVDLEDLKDQKGATQLATDRIMLHIQQLIDQDA; encoded by the coding sequence ATGTCATTATATGCAGTTGGACGCTCACTTTTTTACACTTATTTTAAACTCTTTAATCGAGTTGAAGCAATTGGAATAGAAAATGTCCCAAAAGAAGGCGGGATTGTTGCGTGCTCTAATCACATTTCAGCGCTAGACCCCCCTCTATTAGGGACGATGTTTCCAAGGAAAGTACATTTCATGGCAAAAGCAGAATTGTTTACTATCCCAATTTTAAAAAGCATTATTAAAGCAATGGGAGCTTTTCCAGTTCGTAGAGGAATGGGAGATAAACAAGCATTACGTACTGGCTTACAAATGGTTGGGGAGCAAAAAGTAATCGGCATCTTCCCGGAAGGAACACGTAGTAAAGATGGGAAGCTACAAAAGGGACTGGCAGGTTCGGCTTTTTTTGCATTAAAATCTGAAGCTAAAGTTGTCCCTTGTGCAATTGTTGGAAGTTATGCGCCTTTTAAGAAATTAAAAATCTATTTTGGGGAACCAGTAGATTTAGAAGATCTAAAAGATCAAAAAGGTGCTACACAATTAGCTACCGATAGAATAATGTTGCATATTCAGCAATTAATCGATCAAGACGCTTGA
- a CDS encoding YpzI family protein: MGRDRQEKRLKKSRTVESDRDQSLKYAGATRLESPEEARERNKK, translated from the coding sequence ATGGGAAGAGATCGTCAAGAAAAACGACTAAAAAAATCACGGACCGTTGAATCGGACCGTGACCAAAGTCTAAAGTATGCTGGAGCAACAAGGTTAGAAAGCCCTGAAGAGGCTCGCGAAAGAAATAAAAAATGA
- the ypeB gene encoding germination protein YpeB, which yields MIRMILMGILGIAVVATGYWGYQEHQEKNLVLIHAENNYQRAFHDLTFHIDALHDQIGITLAMNSRTQLSKALAEVWKLSSQAHGDVGQLPLTLLPFNKTEEFLAKIGEFSYRTAIRDLDKEPLTDDEYNTLKDLYKKSKDIQSELRDVQTTVLKENLRWMDVELALVSATEPLDNTIIDGFKTVDKKVDGYSDVNWGADMTQAQKNEDEKFANVEGKKISEKEAIEIAQNFFGIKQNLEVDVTESGDGSNYGFYSLTFKHPEHKSNVYMDVTKKGGFPIWVLQDREVKNRKISLNKAAEQAKEFLNEHDFIGMELLDSAQYDNVGVFSFIRVEGDVRIFSERISMKVALDGGDIIGFQAEDYLLANHDHTDFNPKITKEDALAEINPNVDIQEDHLAVIVNDLGEEVLCFEFLGILGNDTYRMFINAEDGTEEKVEKLESSEPVYDEL from the coding sequence ATGATCAGAATGATATTGATGGGAATACTTGGTATTGCGGTAGTTGCAACTGGCTATTGGGGCTACCAAGAACACCAAGAAAAGAACTTAGTATTAATTCATGCGGAAAATAACTATCAACGCGCCTTTCATGATTTGACGTTCCATATTGATGCATTACACGATCAAATAGGTATAACGTTAGCAATGAACTCAAGAACACAACTTTCGAAGGCATTAGCGGAAGTATGGAAATTATCTTCACAAGCTCATGGTGATGTAGGTCAACTACCGTTAACACTTTTACCCTTTAATAAAACGGAAGAGTTCCTTGCTAAAATTGGAGAATTTAGTTATCGCACGGCTATTCGGGATTTAGATAAGGAACCGTTAACGGATGACGAATATAATACACTTAAAGACTTATATAAAAAATCAAAAGATATCCAGTCAGAATTGCGAGATGTCCAAACGACAGTTTTAAAGGAAAATCTCCGTTGGATGGATGTTGAGCTTGCGTTAGTGTCTGCCACTGAACCGTTAGACAACACAATAATTGATGGTTTTAAAACGGTTGATAAGAAAGTGGACGGATACTCTGATGTCAATTGGGGCGCAGATATGACGCAAGCGCAAAAAAATGAGGATGAAAAATTTGCAAATGTCGAAGGAAAAAAAATCTCTGAAAAAGAAGCGATTGAAATTGCACAAAACTTTTTTGGTATAAAGCAAAATTTAGAAGTAGATGTAACGGAGAGTGGAGATGGATCAAACTATGGCTTTTATAGTCTGACTTTCAAACACCCAGAACATAAATCTAATGTGTATATGGATGTAACAAAAAAAGGTGGCTTCCCAATTTGGGTATTACAAGATCGAGAAGTAAAAAATAGAAAGATATCCTTAAATAAAGCAGCGGAACAAGCAAAAGAATTTTTAAATGAACATGACTTTATCGGGATGGAATTATTAGATAGTGCCCAATACGATAATGTTGGGGTATTTAGTTTTATTAGGGTAGAAGGAGACGTTAGAATTTTTTCAGAAAGAATTAGTATGAAAGTTGCTTTAGATGGTGGGGATATCATTGGTTTCCAAGCGGAAGATTATTTATTAGCAAATCATGATCATACTGATTTTAATCCAAAAATAACAAAAGAAGATGCATTAGCTGAGATTAATCCTAATGTTGACATTCAAGAAGACCACCTTGCTGTCATAGTAAATGACTTAGGAGAAGAAGTACTTTGCTTTGAATTTTTAGGAATACTAGGAAACGATACGTATCGAATGTTCATCAATGCGGAAGATGGTACAGAAGAAAAGGTTGAAAAACTTGAGAGTTCAGAGCCTGTGTATGATGAATTATAA
- the cmk gene encoding (d)CMP kinase: protein MKNNIRIAIDGPAAAGKSTVAKVVAERLSYIYIDTGAMYRALTLKCLNENIDLENELEVTKILPKTSIQLLPSEKGQQVILDNKNVSEEIRTSKVTNNVSLIAKLSSVRDEMVKRQQILAEDGGIVMDGRDIGTHVLPNAEVKIFMLASVEERARRRYEEEISKGYDSNLEVLKEEIAARDKIDSEREFAPLRKASDAIEIDSTHLSIDEVVNRIMEIVRERVGQ, encoded by the coding sequence ATGAAAAATAATATTCGAATTGCCATTGATGGACCTGCAGCGGCAGGAAAAAGTACGGTAGCAAAAGTAGTTGCTGAACGTCTTTCTTACATATATATCGATACTGGTGCAATGTATCGTGCCTTAACTTTAAAGTGTTTAAATGAAAATATTGATTTAGAAAACGAATTAGAAGTAACAAAAATTCTACCGAAAACGTCTATACAATTGCTACCATCGGAAAAAGGTCAGCAAGTGATTTTAGATAATAAAAATGTAAGTGAAGAGATTAGAACTTCTAAAGTTACTAACAATGTTTCTTTAATTGCTAAGTTAAGTTCCGTTAGAGATGAGATGGTTAAAAGGCAGCAAATTCTAGCAGAAGATGGCGGGATTGTTATGGATGGACGAGATATCGGAACTCATGTGTTACCAAATGCCGAGGTAAAGATTTTCATGCTAGCATCTGTTGAGGAACGTGCAAGAAGAAGGTATGAAGAAGAAATTTCTAAAGGATATGACTCAAATTTAGAAGTGTTGAAAGAAGAAATTGCTGCTCGTGATAAAATTGATTCTGAAAGAGAGTTCGCTCCTTTAAGGAAAGCCTCTGATGCGATTGAAATCGATTCTACTCATTTATCAATTGATGAAGTTGTAAATCGTATAATGGAAATTGTTCGAGAGAGGGTTGGTCAATAA